The Arachis ipaensis cultivar K30076 chromosome B07, Araip1.1, whole genome shotgun sequence genome includes a window with the following:
- the LOC107609423 gene encoding FRIGIDA-like protein 1 encodes MATLKTISAALELVDSKKQNLKKAFDDLLHSHSQLLSSSSSSLPSLSLPLSWHQLDSHFTSLHDSLSQRFLHLQSLESQQQTNNPNPNPNPNNPNPNEPSPSPASSDQNPKVTHFPALPNDPSSSSDPIRTNENVPSGTKSHAEALCALCKSMNGKALRDYIGENMRDKAVIKAELRTALKIAPDPADMVLASMDGIYGGEVAARYSLEMKKMKRSCNVLFQQLRAVGPNLSDKVKKKAKKIADDWKGSLVSENGAGGDAVGAMAFLHFAAAYSLLPELTLNELATFSAMAAANDELPELYQIIGLTEKVPALVQKLIDKGKHILAVKYVFEFNLTDKIQPVPILEAYLSESQKLAQRLSEEGKSMGEITAREIHALKSVIKVIENHNLDAEYPRAGLEQRIEQLKKQKPNVKHSTPAFARKPPQHKQQHSGNKRPRMSAPAGPAAVLNNVNSAGSTIHQYQQPHFHSTGLLPENSNPYMRATPYGMVAPAPSISPYQGASTGPYGLAGVPMGPSVNPGQSGSHLNSSEPHVPSGYYDGTASAYGGYGLQHYYQPSYPQ; translated from the exons atggcGACATTGAAAACGATTTCAGCAGCTCTGGAACTCGTTGATTCAAAGAAACAGAACCTCAAGAAAGCCTTCGATGATCTTCTTCATTCTCACTCTCaactcctctcttcttcttcttcttctcttccttctctttctctccctctctcatggCACCAACTCGATTCCCACTTCACTTCCCTCCACGACTCCCTCTCTCAACGCTTCCTCCACCTTCAATCTCTCGAATCTCAACAACAAACCaacaaccctaaccctaaccctaaccctaataatcctaatcctaacgaaccatcaccatcaccagctTCCTCTGACCAAAACCCCAAAGTTACACACTTTCCCGCACTACCCAACGATCCTTCCTCCTCTTCAGATCCAATTCGCACCAACGAGAACGTTCCTTCTGGTACGAAGAGCCACGCCGAAGCGCTATGTGCATTGTGCAAGAGCATGAATGGGAAAGCGTTGAGGGATTACATTGGGGAGAATATGAGGGACAAGGCTGTGATCAAGGCTGAGCTTAGGACTGCGTTGAAGATTGCACCTGATCCTGCTGATATGGTTCTGGCCTCCATGGATGGGATTTATGGTGGTGAAGTTGCGGCTAGGTATTCTTTGGAAATGAAGAAAATGAAGAGGAGTTGCAATGTGTTGTTCCAGCAGCTGAGGGCTGTGGGTCCCAATCTGAGTGACAAAGtgaagaagaaggcgaagaagattGCTgatgattggaaaggaagcttggtGAGTGAGAATGGTGCTGGTGGTGATGCAGTGGGTGCAATGGCTTTCTTGCATTTTGCGGCTGCTTATAGTTTGCTTCCTGAGCTGACATTGAATGAGCTTGCCACTTTCTCGGCTATGGCTGCTGCTAATGATGAGCTCCCTGAGCTGTACCAGATCATTGGTTTGACCGAGAAGGTTCCCG CTCTTGTTCAGAAGCTTATAGATAAGGGCAAACATATTCTGGCTGTGAAATATGTTTTTGAGTTTAACCTTACTGACAAGATACAACCGGTTCCCATATTGGAAGCTTATCTCAGTGAGTCTCAAAAACTTGCTCAAAGACTTTCTGAGGAAGGGAAGTCAATG GGCGAGATCACAGCTAGAGAAATCCACGCGCTGAAATCAGTAATCAAGGTTATCGAGAATCATAACCTTGATGCTGAATATCCGCGTGCAGGCCTTGAACAGCGTATAGAGCAATTGAAGAAGCAGAAGCCAAATGTAAAGCATTCCACACCAGCTTTTGCTAGAAAGCCTCCCCAGCATAAGCAGCAACATAGTGGAAACAAGCGTCCTCGAATGTCTGCTCCAGCTGGGCCAGCAGCAGTCCTGAATAATGTCAACAGTGCTGGTTCAACCATCCATCAGTACCAACAACCTCACTTCCATTCAACAGGTTTGTTGCCAGAAAACTCAAATCCATACATGAGAGCCACGCCTTATGGCATGGTGGCGCCAGCCCCAAGCATCTCACCTTACCAAGGTGCTTCAACTGGGCCTTATGGTCTTGCTGGTGTCCCGATGGGTCCCAGTGTGAACCCTGGTCAAAGTGGTTCTCATCTGAATTCTTCCGAGCCACATGTACCATCTGGTTATTATGATGGTACTGCCTCTGCCTATGGTGGTTATGGTCTGCAACATTATTACCAACCATCTTATCCCCAGTAG